The Coregonus clupeaformis isolate EN_2021a chromosome 20, ASM2061545v1, whole genome shotgun sequence genome contains a region encoding:
- the LOC123481503 gene encoding neuroepithelial cell-transforming gene 1 protein-like, with the protein MNSIPETQNDRPKRKANKKRKFNIDDDDETSPESNNNTNSRPGLRRGSSFTFLTPGPQWDFSLKRKRREKDVSDAVSLCSFDLKEPSNKHVRPLGRVTSLANLISPVKNGAVRRFGQTIQSMSFRGDGNGGKTPGVPQKPCSKAEAPTPPKRRNSTLWSETLDIHQKGTFSTKEIKRQEAIFELTRGKQDLIEDLQLARKAYHDPMLKLSIMSEEELTHIFGDLDAYIPLHEDLLAQLARATGPDGTVGQIGQIVVSWLPGLNAYRDYCSNQVAAKALLDQKKQDRRVQDFLQRCLESPFSRKLDLWSFLDIPRSRLFKYPLLLREILKHTAPEHPDTPRLEQAITIIQGVLSDINMKKGESESQYYIDKLEYLDDRQRDPRIDQCKSLLCHGELRNKSGTKLHVFLFTELLVMSRSVPRNEHHCFQVYRQPIPVQDLVLEDLQDGDVKMGGSFRGAFSNSDKAKNIFRVRFHEPSQGQSHTLQVNDVFHKQQWLNCLRSAISVHHPVDAAVTTPASSPAADAHSKRRSSKISAIIHIEEADENCPLTPAGATSAPSSPCGDETPSPTSTSPSSRSSSSSSSPLSSPSPKHKTKKDKRSLCALGKRKETMV; encoded by the exons ATGAA TTCGATACCAGAGACGCAGAATGACAGACCGAAGAGAAAGGCAAACAAGAAGAGGAAGTTCAAcatcgatgatgatgatgagacgTCCCCCGAGAGCAATAACAATACCAACTCAAGGCCTGGACTGAGAAGAGGGAGTTCCTTCACCTTCCTCACCCCTGGACCTCAGTGGGACTTCAGTCTGAAGCGGAAGCGCAGAGAGAAGGATGTCTCTGATGCAGTCAGCCTGTGCAGCTTTGACTTGAAGGAACCCAGCAACAAGCATGTCCGTCCTCTCGGCAGGGTGACCTCGCTGGCTAACCTCATCTCCCCCGTGAAGAATGGGGCCGTCCGGCGCTTCGGCCAGACCATCCAGTCCATGTCCTTCCGGGGCGATGGCAATGGTGGCAAGACGCCGGGCGTGCCCCAGAAGCCATGCAGCAAGGCGGAGGCGCCCACGCCACCCAAGAGACGCAACAGCACGCTGTGGTCGGAGACATTAGACATCCACCAGAAGGGCACCTTCTCCACCAAGGAGATCAAGAGACAGGAGGCCATATTTGAGTTGACTCGCGGAAAACAGGACCTGATTGAGGACCTCCAGCTCGCACGCAAGGCGTACCACGACCCCATGCTGAAGCTGAGTATCATGTCGGAGGAGGAGCTGACCCATATCTTCGGGGACCTGGATGCCTACATCCCCCTCCACGAGGACCTGCTGGCCCAGCTGGCCAGAGCCACCGGCCCCGACGGCACCGTGGGACAGATAGGACAGATTGTCGTCAGCTGGTTGCCAGGGCTGAATGCATACCGAGATTACTGCAGTAACCAGGTGGCGGCCAAGGCCCTGTTGGACCAGAAGAAACAGGACCGGAGGGTGCAGGACTTCCTGCAGCGCTGCCTGGAGTCTCCCTTCAGCAGGAAGCTGGACCTGTGGAGCTTCCTGGACATCCCCCGCTCCCGTCTGTTCAAATACCCCCTCCTGCTCAGAGAGATCCTCAAACACACAGCGCCCGAGCACCCCGACACGCCCCGCCTGGAGCAAGCAATCACCATCATCCAGGGTGTGTTGTCTGACATCAACATGAAGAAGGGGGAGTCAGAGAGCCAGTACTACATAGACAAACTGGAGTATCTGGACGACAGGCAAAGAGACCCGCGCATCGACCAGTGCAAGAGTCTGTTGTGTCACGGCGAGCTACGCAACAAGAGTGGAACAAAGCTGCACGTGTTCCTGTTCACAGAGCTGTTGGTGATGAGCCGGTCTGTGCCGAGGAACGAGCACCACTGTTTCCAGGTGTACCGGCAGCCGATCCCGGTGCAGGACTTGGTGCTGGAGGACCTACAGGATGGAGACGTCAAGATGGGTGGCTCCTTCAGAGGAGCATTCAGTAACTCAGACAAAGCCAAGAACATCTTCCGTGTGCGTTTTCATGAACCGTCTCAGGGCCAGTCCCACACGCTGCAGGTCAATGACGTCTTCCACAAGCAGCAGTGGCTCAACTGCCTGCGCAGCGCCATCTCCGTCCACCACCCCGTGGACGCCGCTGTCACCACACCCGCCTCCTCCCCGGCAGCCGACGCCCACTCCAAGCGGCGCTCCTCCAAAATCTCCGCCATCATCCACATAGAGGAGGCCGATGAGAACTGCCCTCTGACGCCCGCAGGTGCAACGTCCGCCCCCAGTTCGCCATGCGGGGACGAGACCCCCAGCCCCACCTCAACGTCTCCCTCCTCccgctcctcatcctcctcttcatcaccACTATCCTCCCCGTCGCCCAAACACAAAACCAAAAAGGACAAGCGCTCCCTCTGTGCCTTAGGGAAGAGGAAGGAGACCATGGTGTAA